In the Pseudanabaena sp. PCC 7367 genome, one interval contains:
- a CDS encoding M48 family metallopeptidase, with the protein MSLPPIPKSRRRSTKLSTKLHWLTLPFGLLLLLASFPVSATTSNQKAAEHDPELVIEKVQAQAADRDSLPVFEHNEDSLELDLEAIETKTKIETANDASQPVDADSSEPEINEVGDRTGFEGELIPVEAIAGESEERDQNTVGTTTGKKGRAIDLLGDDATMISRPKPIERESLIDETKEANESNQADEAIAAGDDPDSMQLDLSEFSGVLEGKLNARQQKMIEADRLYRSGQIEQAEQLYREAKTGRESKLAARSIDDSDVTSESESLESGIEPDLESEDSLEPEQTNSRPTAIYDLAEASPAVQVYWREYQAGLEKNLETRILVPLQLLSTQHPEFIPGHIAYAEALEAYDRQEDALDALEQASLIYPDEPKLMLARIKKLGEAGYWLESSIAAREFALLNPEHEDAEEFLAVADENLDRFKDDIRKQLREKSITSAIVGAAGYALTGSLIGPLNSVQSLALIAQGEVVVGEKAATSAQRRLELIDDPLVTEYVQEVGQKLAAVSGRDEFNYEFYVIAAEEINAFAMPGGKIFINAGAIAKTNSEAELAGLLAHEISHAVLSHGFQLVTQSALNSNLFQFLPFGGTAANLFTLDYSREMERQADVLGTRILASSGYAADGLYNLMVTMGKEQKQSPPAWVSTHPETNDRVAYINSYINEKKYNRYAYEGLERHLQVQQRVLELMPDMVETEPEDKVYKLPNRLSGSTNP; encoded by the coding sequence ATGAGTCTCCCACCGATCCCTAAATCACGCCGTCGATCGACCAAATTATCAACCAAATTGCATTGGTTAACTTTGCCATTTGGTTTGTTATTACTACTTGCTTCATTTCCGGTCTCTGCTACTACCAGCAATCAAAAGGCCGCAGAGCATGACCCTGAACTAGTGATAGAAAAGGTACAAGCGCAAGCCGCCGATCGAGATTCCTTACCAGTCTTTGAGCATAACGAGGATAGTTTAGAGCTAGATCTAGAAGCGATCGAAACTAAAACTAAGATCGAAACTGCGAATGATGCTTCTCAGCCCGTTGATGCGGATAGCTCAGAACCAGAAATTAACGAAGTTGGCGATCGCACTGGCTTTGAAGGTGAACTGATTCCGGTGGAAGCGATTGCAGGGGAGAGCGAGGAACGCGATCAAAATACCGTAGGCACAACGACAGGCAAGAAAGGTAGAGCGATCGATCTGCTGGGTGATGATGCGACGATGATTTCTCGTCCCAAACCAATTGAGCGAGAGTCTTTAATTGACGAAACGAAAGAAGCCAACGAATCTAATCAAGCTGATGAAGCGATCGCTGCTGGCGATGATCCAGACTCTATGCAGCTTGATCTATCAGAGTTCAGCGGTGTCCTTGAGGGGAAACTAAACGCCAGACAACAGAAAATGATTGAAGCCGATCGGCTCTATCGTTCTGGCCAAATTGAACAGGCCGAACAGTTATATCGGGAAGCAAAAACAGGCAGGGAATCAAAACTAGCCGCCCGATCGATCGATGACAGCGACGTAACGAGCGAATCTGAATCACTTGAATCAGGTATAGAACCAGATCTAGAATCAGAGGATTCCCTTGAGCCGGAGCAAACGAACTCCAGACCAACTGCTATCTATGATCTGGCGGAAGCATCCCCCGCTGTCCAGGTCTATTGGCGCGAATACCAGGCAGGACTGGAAAAGAATTTGGAAACCCGTATCCTGGTTCCTTTGCAGTTGCTTTCTACCCAACATCCCGAATTTATTCCTGGGCACATTGCCTATGCGGAAGCCCTGGAAGCATACGATCGCCAGGAAGATGCCTTAGATGCCCTAGAGCAAGCAAGTTTGATCTATCCTGACGAACCCAAGTTGATGTTGGCACGGATCAAAAAATTGGGCGAAGCTGGCTATTGGCTAGAATCATCGATCGCTGCCCGTGAGTTTGCCCTGCTCAATCCTGAGCATGAAGATGCCGAGGAGTTCCTGGCGGTGGCAGATGAGAACCTGGATCGATTTAAAGATGATATTAGGAAGCAACTACGGGAGAAATCAATCACCAGCGCGATCGTTGGCGCGGCGGGCTATGCCCTTACTGGCAGCTTGATTGGCCCGCTTAATTCGGTGCAAAGTTTGGCGCTGATCGCCCAGGGTGAAGTGGTGGTTGGTGAAAAAGCGGCGACTTCTGCCCAGCGCCGATTAGAATTAATTGATGATCCGCTGGTGACTGAATATGTGCAGGAAGTTGGCCAAAAGCTGGCCGCTGTATCGGGTCGGGATGAGTTTAATTATGAGTTCTATGTGATCGCGGCAGAGGAAATCAATGCCTTTGCGATGCCTGGCGGCAAAATTTTTATTAATGCTGGGGCGATCGCCAAAACCAATTCTGAAGCAGAGCTAGCTGGCCTGCTGGCCCATGAAATTTCCCATGCGGTTCTTTCCCACGGCTTCCAGTTGGTCACCCAGAGTGCCTTAAATAGCAATTTATTCCAGTTTCTGCCCTTTGGTGGCACTGCGGCCAACCTGTTTACGCTGGACTACAGCCGCGAGATGGAACGCCAGGCCGATGTACTGGGCACGCGTATTTTAGCTTCCTCTGGCTATGCTGCCGATGGGCTTTATAACCTGATGGTAACCATGGGCAAAGAACAAAAACAAAGTCCCCCCGCTTGGGTGTCTACCCACCCCGAAACCAACGATCGGGTTGCCTATATTAACAGCTACATCAATGAGAAGAAATATAACCGTTATGCCTATGAGGGCTTAGAAAGACACTTGCAAGTCCAACAGCGGGTACTAGAGCTAATGCCGGACATGGTGGAAACCGAGCCAGAAGATAAGGTGTATAAACTGCCTAATCGCTTATCCGGTTCAACTAATCCTTAA
- a CDS encoding IS630 family transposase (programmed frameshift), whose amino-acid sequence MPKRYIVRLSKEEREELQNLVSTGKAAAYKIKHANILLNIDINGQNWTDAEAAATFSCHRNTVANLRQRLIEGGLESALARKPRQSAPRPHVCDGESEAKLIALRCSEPPAGHARWTLRLLADKAVELEIVPAICHETVRQVLKKNELKPHLRQQYVIPPEQNADFVAHMEDVLEIYHQPYDSKHPVICMDEKPVQLVKQTRIPLPAKSGQPELVDYEYERNGTANIFLFTEPLAGWRKAVVSERRTSVDWAIEIQRLLEQDYADCETVILVCDNLNIHKLASLYQAFAPSTARRLVERLEIHHTPKHGSWLNIAEIELSALTRQCLDRRIPDRETLEQETSAWFIERNHLQKSVDWQFTTADARIRLKRLYPQIES is encoded by the exons ATGCCTAAACGCTATATCGTCCGTTTGAGCAAGGAAGAGCGCGAAGAGCTGCAAAATCTTGTGTCTACTGGTAAGGCCGCCGCCTATAAAATCAAACATGCCAACATTCTGTTAAATATCGATATAAATGGCCAGAACTGGACAGATGCGGAAGCCGCCGCCACCTTTAGTTGCCATCGCAATACAGTAGCCAACCTGCGTCAACGATTGATTGAAGGAGGTTTAGAGTCGGCCTTGGCACGCAAACCTCGCCAAAGTGCGCCACGACCACACGTATGTGATGGAGAGTCGGAGGCAAAGCTAATAGCCTTACGTTGTAGCGAACCACCTGCTGGTCATGCTCGCTGGACATTGCGATTGCTTGCTGATAAAGCGGTGGAGTTAGAAATTGTACCAGCTATTTGTCACGAGACCGTGCGACAAGTGCTGA AAAAAAACGAACTGAAACCACATCTACGTCAACAGTATGTGATTCCACCTGAGCAAAATGCCGATTTTGTTGCTCATATGGAAGATGTACTAGAGATTTATCACCAACCCTATGATTCTAAGCATCCGGTAATTTGCATGGATGAAAAACCGGTGCAATTGGTTAAACAAACACGCATTCCATTGCCGGCTAAATCAGGACAACCAGAGTTGGTAGATTATGAATATGAGCGCAATGGCACCGCTAATATTTTCTTGTTTACAGAACCTTTGGCCGGTTGGCGTAAAGCAGTTGTGAGTGAACGCAGAACCTCAGTTGATTGGGCGATCGAAATTCAACGCTTACTTGAACAAGACTACGCCGATTGCGAGACTGTCATTTTGGTATGTGACAATTTGAACATTCACAAACTTGCCTCGCTCTATCAGGCCTTTGCTCCGTCCACTGCGCGTCGGTTGGTCGAACGGCTAGAAATTCACCATACGCCCAAACATGGAAGTTGGCTAAATATTGCCGAAATCGAGCTGTCTGCACTAACCCGACAATGTCTGGATCGACGGATCCCAGATCGAGAAACTCTTGAACAAGAAACATCAGCTTGGTTCATTGAGCGTAATCATTTGCAGAAGTCGGTAGATTGGCAATTCACAACTGCAGATGCTCGTATTCGCCTTAAGCGACTTTACCCACAAATTGAAAGCTGA
- a CDS encoding Uma2 family endonuclease, translated as MMQLLNKRFTVAEYHSLHEAGILTEDDRTELLRGEIYQMSPVGRRHASCVKRLNHLFKNIYKSRIIIGVQDPIELSNESEPQPDISLLRWQDDFYLAKHPTPEDILLLIEVADSTVGIDQTSKLPLYAEHGIVESWLVDLNQECVLVNRNPAIDGYQDIQVFKSGQSLSVQALPEVAIEVNKILGLDVINT; from the coding sequence ATGATGCAGCTCCTAAACAAGCGATTTACTGTCGCCGAGTACCATAGCCTGCATGAGGCTGGCATCCTGACCGAGGACGATCGCACCGAACTATTGCGCGGAGAAATTTATCAGATGTCACCAGTAGGCAGGAGACATGCTAGCTGCGTGAAGCGCTTAAATCATCTCTTCAAAAATATCTATAAGAGTAGAATCATAATTGGTGTTCAAGATCCGATCGAGTTGAGCAATGAATCCGAGCCACAACCGGATATCTCCCTATTACGGTGGCAGGATGATTTCTATTTGGCAAAACACCCCACCCCTGAAGATATTTTGCTATTGATCGAAGTGGCAGATAGCACCGTTGGCATCGATCAAACCAGTAAGTTGCCCTTATATGCGGAGCATGGCATTGTCGAGTCTTGGCTGGTCGATCTCAATCAAGAATGTGTACTAGTGAATCGCAATCCTGCGATCGATGGTTATCAGGATATCCAGGTATTTAAATCTGGGCAAAGTTTATCGGTGCAGGCGTTGCCAGAGGTAGCGATTGAAGTTAATAAAATCTTGGGTTTAGATGTGATCAATACCTAG
- a CDS encoding retropepsin-like aspartic protease family protein, giving the protein MKKLSLFAASVVSYGLFIAVPPPSIAQESNCVLITTNGQAMDLSSLCGAAPPASQLQQATIKRRDAGVPVIDVLFTGQNGSSQIFEMAVDTGASGTAITAEMARVLGVETIGIALVNTASENEVPVEVGRVALIQVNGLALQNVPVGILPSLDVGLLGQDFFGRYDLLIRQDVIEFLPASQ; this is encoded by the coding sequence ATGAAAAAGCTGAGCCTCTTTGCCGCTTCGGTTGTTAGCTATGGTCTTTTTATTGCTGTGCCGCCGCCAAGCATAGCCCAGGAAAGTAACTGTGTGCTGATTACCACCAATGGGCAAGCAATGGATTTATCTAGCCTTTGTGGTGCCGCGCCGCCAGCATCGCAGTTGCAACAGGCCACGATTAAGCGCCGTGATGCTGGGGTTCCAGTGATCGATGTGTTGTTCACAGGCCAAAATGGCAGTAGCCAGATATTTGAAATGGCGGTAGATACGGGTGCTTCGGGGACAGCAATCACAGCAGAAATGGCCAGAGTCCTGGGGGTGGAGACGATCGGCATTGCGCTCGTAAACACTGCCAGTGAGAATGAAGTTCCAGTAGAAGTGGGGCGGGTAGCCTTAATTCAGGTGAATGGCTTGGCGTTGCAAAATGTGCCGGTGGGGATTTTGCCGTCACTGGATGTGGGTTTGCTGGGGCAAGATTTCTTTGGTCGCTATGATCTGCTAATTCGCCAGGATGTGATTGAGTTTCTGCCTGCTAGTCAATAA
- a CDS encoding HAD-IIB family hydrolase, producing the protein MSLLPLPSADFLSSQHPGQISQPLAAVKLIASDVDGTLTRGGKFTAELPAALDRLTNKGIAVLLVTGRSAGWVSALRNYFPVAGAIAENGGLFFASADQLPQVLSPIGDLVAHRQKLASTFTELCQRFPQLQESVDNAYRITDWTFDVAGLSDRNLSDINQICTEAGWGFTYSTVQCHIKPIAQDKATGILAIISQHFAHLTTQQILTIGDSPNDEAMFDRQKFPLSVGVANLREYSDRLTHQPTYITSQPEVAGFGELVDLLVSL; encoded by the coding sequence ATGTCTTTACTTCCCTTGCCTAGTGCTGATTTTCTTAGTTCTCAACATCCTGGGCAAATTAGCCAACCGCTAGCCGCAGTGAAATTAATTGCCAGTGATGTGGATGGCACCTTAACCAGGGGCGGCAAATTTACGGCTGAATTGCCAGCGGCCTTAGATCGCTTAACAAACAAGGGGATCGCAGTTTTATTAGTAACTGGCCGATCGGCGGGTTGGGTGAGTGCCTTGCGTAATTATTTCCCAGTCGCAGGGGCGATCGCCGAAAATGGCGGTTTGTTTTTTGCCAGTGCCGATCAATTGCCACAGGTTTTAAGCCCGATCGGCGATCTTGTTGCCCATCGCCAAAAATTAGCTAGCACTTTTACAGAGCTGTGCCAACGGTTTCCACAACTGCAAGAATCCGTGGATAATGCCTATCGCATCACCGATTGGACCTTTGACGTGGCTGGCCTGAGCGATCGCAACTTGAGCGATATTAACCAAATATGTACTGAAGCTGGTTGGGGCTTTACCTATAGCACGGTGCAATGCCACATTAAACCCATCGCGCAGGATAAAGCAACTGGGATTTTGGCGATCATTAGCCAGCATTTTGCTCACCTCACCACCCAGCAAATACTTACGATCGGCGATAGTCCTAATGATGAAGCAATGTTCGATCGCCAAAAGTTTCCGCTCTCGGTCGGCGTTGCCAATCTGCGTGAATATAGCGATCGGCTCACCCATCAGCCCACCTACATCACCAGCCAGCCAGAAGTAGCTGGATTTGGGGAACTAGTCGATCTGCTGGTGAGTCTGTGA